The following coding sequences lie in one Alloacidobacterium dinghuense genomic window:
- a CDS encoding cupin domain-containing protein: protein MIIGSLSGSLSSTSLAQATSDQPIPSFALPFDQMTAHTNGGSTGRPILNGVTHSGAHLEVHETVLAPGAMPHPPHHHVHEELFLLSKGTIEITIAGKSSTIGPGSAAFVHSGEEHGVRNIGQEPAQYFVIAIGAEA from the coding sequence TTGATCATTGGTTCCCTTTCGGGCTCACTTTCGAGCACTTCCCTCGCTCAGGCAACGAGCGACCAGCCCATTCCATCATTTGCTCTGCCGTTCGATCAGATGACGGCACACACAAATGGCGGCAGCACCGGGCGGCCTATTCTCAACGGGGTCACCCACTCGGGGGCGCATCTTGAGGTTCACGAAACTGTTCTCGCACCCGGAGCGATGCCGCATCCGCCACACCATCACGTGCACGAAGAACTTTTCCTGCTTTCCAAGGGGACCATCGAAATTACCATCGCGGGCAAGAGCTCGACGATCGGTCCGGGCTCCGCTGCTTTTGTGCATTCCGGCGAAGAGCATGGCGTTCGCAATATTGGCCAGGAACCGGCACAGTATTTTGTGATTGCGATTGGAGCGGAAGCATAG
- a CDS encoding CocE/NonD family hydrolase: MSSRCIFRTCVIAALILLPLTQAPFSAHGASASQAKADAATPKADAATLGKYAGQYRFDDEPDITLSFFTDGGQLAVESTRIPHTPLHATGTDSFSPASNNPRYVFLSDAAGKVIGVKRIAGKDEMKATRVGDQPQHNHFRSYDRHEAMIPMRDGVRLHAVMLRPTDTNQPLPILMQRTPYGVDEFNSNSINARYTELAQGGYIFVMEDIRGRYGSEGKFVMNRPVVDHHDPNSSDLNGIDETTDAYDTVAWLMKNVANNNGRVGVMGISYPGFLAIESGIDANPAVKAISPQAPMTDLWIGDDFFHNGAWRQSYGYDYAIGLETSKENAFSKINGDAYDFFLDAGSLSGDIKKSGFGVLPTWQGFIDHPGYDHYWQIRAVESHLTKVTVPTLEVGGWWDQEDMWGPQAEYAALEPHDKNGEVFIVLGPWNHGQWARTTRSLGEVNFGASTGDQFRAQIEAPFFAHYLKDEGGFDLKDTASFQTGTNRWMHYNQWPPKEGVTTRDLYLDADGSLSFTKPAGNDATAFTTYTSDPANPVPYRKRPIEATYAPTGSGWYTWLVQDQKFLGKRNDVAIWTSSVLDQPVTITGDIVADLFASTSGTDSDWIVKVIDVYPDDPSLGKMSGAQLMIVDEIFRGRYRKSYERPEPIPANHPEEFKFSLHGADHAFLKDHRIMVQVQSTWFPLYDRNPQTFVPNIMTAAPSDYKSATQHIYGSAEHPSHIILPVAAEN; encoded by the coding sequence GTGTCGAGCCGCTGTATTTTCCGCACCTGTGTTATCGCTGCTCTAATCCTGCTTCCGCTGACGCAAGCTCCCTTCTCGGCCCATGGGGCTTCGGCTTCGCAGGCGAAAGCAGATGCAGCCACTCCGAAAGCAGATGCAGCCACTCTAGGCAAATATGCCGGCCAATACCGCTTCGACGATGAGCCCGATATCACACTCTCTTTCTTCACCGATGGCGGCCAACTCGCGGTCGAATCGACCCGAATCCCGCATACCCCCCTGCACGCAACCGGAACAGATAGTTTCTCCCCCGCCAGCAACAACCCTCGCTATGTCTTTCTGAGCGACGCCGCCGGCAAAGTCATCGGCGTAAAGCGCATTGCTGGCAAAGACGAAATGAAGGCCACCCGCGTCGGCGATCAGCCCCAGCACAACCACTTTCGCTCTTATGATCGCCATGAAGCGATGATCCCGATGCGCGATGGCGTTCGTCTTCACGCCGTCATGCTGCGTCCGACCGACACGAATCAACCACTGCCGATCCTGATGCAGCGCACGCCGTATGGAGTGGATGAGTTCAATTCCAATTCCATCAATGCCCGCTACACGGAGCTTGCGCAGGGCGGCTACATCTTTGTGATGGAAGACATTCGCGGCCGCTATGGGTCAGAGGGCAAGTTTGTGATGAACCGCCCCGTCGTTGACCATCATGATCCAAACTCATCTGATCTGAACGGCATTGACGAGACGACGGACGCCTACGACACGGTCGCCTGGCTCATGAAGAATGTCGCCAATAACAATGGCCGCGTCGGCGTGATGGGTATCTCTTATCCCGGCTTTCTTGCCATCGAATCCGGCATCGACGCGAACCCCGCGGTGAAGGCCATTTCGCCGCAAGCCCCCATGACCGATCTTTGGATCGGCGACGACTTTTTCCATAACGGAGCCTGGCGCCAGAGCTATGGATACGACTACGCCATCGGCCTTGAAACCAGCAAGGAAAATGCCTTCAGCAAGATCAACGGAGACGCTTACGACTTCTTCCTCGATGCCGGCTCGCTCTCCGGAGATATAAAAAAATCAGGATTCGGCGTATTGCCTACCTGGCAGGGCTTCATTGACCACCCCGGCTACGATCACTACTGGCAGATCCGCGCGGTTGAAAGCCACCTCACCAAAGTGACGGTGCCCACGCTCGAAGTTGGCGGCTGGTGGGATCAGGAAGACATGTGGGGACCGCAGGCTGAATACGCAGCGCTTGAACCGCATGACAAGAATGGAGAAGTTTTCATTGTGCTCGGCCCCTGGAATCATGGCCAATGGGCACGCACCACACGCTCTCTTGGCGAGGTAAACTTCGGTGCGTCTACCGGAGATCAGTTCCGCGCGCAGATCGAGGCGCCATTCTTCGCCCACTACTTAAAGGATGAAGGCGGGTTCGACCTCAAAGACACCGCATCCTTCCAGACCGGAACCAACCGCTGGATGCACTACAACCAGTGGCCTCCAAAAGAAGGCGTAACGACCAGAGACCTCTATCTCGACGCCGACGGTTCTCTCAGCTTCACCAAACCGGCAGGCAACGACGCGACAGCCTTCACTACCTACACCTCTGATCCGGCAAACCCGGTTCCCTACCGCAAGCGCCCCATTGAAGCCACCTACGCACCGACCGGCTCAGGCTGGTACACCTGGCTCGTGCAGGATCAAAAGTTCTTGGGCAAGCGCAACGACGTTGCCATCTGGACTTCTAGTGTCCTTGACCAGCCGGTCACGATCACCGGAGACATCGTGGCAGATCTCTTTGCTTCCACCTCCGGCACAGACTCCGACTGGATCGTGAAGGTCATCGATGTCTACCCCGACGATCCTTCGCTCGGGAAGATGTCCGGAGCGCAGCTGATGATCGTCGATGAGATCTTCCGCGGTCGCTACCGCAAAAGCTATGAACGCCCGGAACCGATCCCGGCGAATCATCCTGAAGAATTCAAGTTCAGCCTCCACGGTGCGGACCATGCCTTCCTCAAAGACCATCGCATCATGGTGCAGGTGCAGAGTACATGGTTTCCGCTTTATGACCGCAACCCGCAGACATTCGTGCCCAACATTATGACCGCTGCGCCGTCCGACTACAAATCCGCCACCCAACATATCTATGGATCGGCTGAGCACCCCTCGCACATCATTCTTCCCGTCGCTGCCGAGAACTAA
- a CDS encoding nucleoside hydrolase has protein sequence MSINNHSKTWIACFAAWLFVASCLSAFAQQQKVIIDTDIGDDIDDVFAVGLALSSPELKILGVSSAWGDTELRSQMLDRLLCETGRSDIPVTTGVKTPRKSIFTQDVWAKAGVTHAHGDAVDFLLDQVRKNPGEITLIAIGPLSNIGAEIDRDPETFKKLKRVVLMGGSIRRGYDEFGTLSLIPRPPDAEYNIAMDPAAAQKLVWSGAPIYMMPLDSTQLKFDEVKRAMLTTVSTPLTDSLQVLIAEWQRGTHQTTPTMFDAVAAAYALKPELCPATPLHIDVDDKGFTREGAGPANVNVCLSSDSDQFFQFFMPRLLEQKLSGTSSCIAK, from the coding sequence ATGTCAATCAATAATCACTCAAAGACATGGATTGCCTGTTTCGCAGCATGGTTATTTGTTGCGAGTTGCCTGAGCGCATTCGCACAGCAACAAAAAGTCATCATCGATACCGATATTGGTGACGACATCGACGATGTTTTTGCTGTCGGTTTGGCATTGTCGAGTCCGGAGCTGAAGATTCTGGGTGTGAGCTCGGCGTGGGGCGATACCGAATTGCGCAGCCAGATGTTGGATCGCCTGCTTTGCGAGACAGGACGCAGTGATATTCCGGTTACGACTGGAGTGAAGACGCCGCGAAAGTCAATCTTTACGCAAGACGTATGGGCCAAGGCAGGTGTAACGCACGCGCATGGAGACGCCGTCGATTTTCTGCTCGATCAGGTGAGGAAGAATCCTGGAGAGATTACGCTGATCGCCATTGGCCCGCTCTCGAATATTGGCGCGGAGATCGACCGCGATCCTGAGACATTCAAGAAGCTGAAGCGTGTCGTGCTTATGGGAGGATCGATTCGGCGTGGCTACGACGAATTCGGGACGCTCAGTCTAATACCGCGTCCGCCAGACGCGGAATACAACATTGCGATGGATCCTGCTGCCGCTCAGAAGCTGGTGTGGTCAGGAGCTCCGATCTACATGATGCCGCTCGATTCTACACAGTTGAAATTCGATGAAGTGAAGCGTGCGATGTTGACAACGGTAAGCACGCCGCTCACAGATTCGCTGCAGGTGCTCATCGCAGAATGGCAGCGGGGGACGCATCAGACGACGCCGACGATGTTTGACGCAGTGGCCGCCGCGTATGCGCTGAAGCCTGAATTGTGTCCTGCCACGCCTCTGCATATTGATGTCGATGACAAGGGTTTTACGCGTGAGGGCGCGGGACCGGCGAATGTGAACGTTTGCCTCAGCTCTGACTCGGACCAATTCTTTCAATTCTTTATGCCAAGATTGCTGGAACAGAAGCTGAGTGGAACTTCTTCGTGTATTGCTAAATAG
- a CDS encoding M20/M25/M40 family metallo-hydrolase: MRCSAALSLLALCAFTSVLSPKYCSAQVDEQTRQLAHDVFQQLIEINTTDSVGNVTTASEAMQQRFLDAGFSKVDMYLGGPNDRKKNLVVCFKGTGQKKPILFIGHLDVVEARREDWTTDPFKFVEKDGFYYGRGTQDMKESDAILVTTFIRLKKEGYKPDRDLILALTADEEGGKSNGVDWLIKNQRNLIDAEYVVNPDGGGVDVQNGKPTNMDVDATEKLYGDYQLTATNPGGHSSLPVPDNAIYHIADALQRLQNYTFPFELNAITRAYFEKMSTIESGQTAEDMKAILGASPDKAAIQRLSENPEYNSIMHTTCVATRLSGGHANNALPQTAQANVNCRILPGHSLEETRQDLIQIFNDPKITVRYVDNSGDAFDTAPDRKALPPAALKPEVMQPLEAIVAKMWPGIPVIPTMATGASDGVFTNAAGMPTYGISGIALETNDVRAHGKDERVPIDSYYKGVDFYYQLVKGLGSE; encoded by the coding sequence ATGCGCTGTTCCGCTGCGCTGAGCCTGCTTGCGCTCTGCGCTTTCACATCTGTCCTAAGTCCAAAATACTGCTCCGCCCAGGTCGACGAACAAACACGCCAGCTTGCCCACGATGTGTTTCAACAGCTGATCGAGATCAACACCACTGACTCGGTCGGCAACGTCACGACGGCATCGGAAGCCATGCAGCAGCGCTTCCTGGATGCCGGCTTCTCGAAGGTCGATATGTATCTCGGCGGCCCGAACGACCGCAAGAAGAACCTCGTCGTTTGCTTCAAGGGAACTGGCCAGAAAAAGCCTATCCTGTTTATCGGCCATCTCGATGTTGTAGAAGCGCGCCGCGAAGACTGGACCACTGATCCATTCAAGTTTGTCGAAAAGGATGGCTTCTACTACGGACGCGGCACACAGGACATGAAGGAGAGCGACGCGATCCTCGTCACCACCTTCATTCGCCTCAAGAAGGAAGGCTATAAGCCCGATCGCGATCTCATCCTCGCACTCACTGCGGATGAAGAAGGCGGCAAATCGAACGGCGTCGATTGGCTGATCAAGAATCAGCGCAATCTCATAGATGCCGAGTATGTCGTGAATCCCGACGGCGGCGGCGTCGATGTACAGAATGGTAAGCCCACCAACATGGACGTTGACGCCACGGAGAAGCTCTACGGCGATTACCAGCTCACCGCTACCAATCCTGGTGGACACAGCTCGCTCCCCGTGCCCGACAACGCTATCTATCACATCGCCGACGCATTGCAACGCCTGCAGAATTACACGTTTCCATTTGAGCTGAACGCCATCACGCGGGCTTACTTTGAAAAGATGAGCACCATCGAATCCGGGCAGACGGCGGAGGACATGAAGGCGATTCTCGGTGCCTCTCCAGACAAAGCTGCCATCCAACGACTGTCTGAAAATCCGGAATACAACTCCATCATGCACACAACGTGCGTGGCCACTCGTCTTTCTGGAGGTCACGCCAACAATGCCCTGCCGCAGACCGCGCAGGCCAACGTTAACTGCCGCATCCTGCCTGGACATTCGCTTGAAGAGACGCGCCAGGATCTGATCCAAATCTTCAACGACCCAAAGATCACGGTGCGCTACGTCGACAACTCCGGCGATGCCTTCGACACCGCCCCCGACCGCAAAGCATTACCGCCCGCAGCCCTGAAGCCTGAAGTCATGCAGCCGCTCGAAGCCATCGTGGCGAAGATGTGGCCGGGCATTCCCGTCATCCCAACCATGGCGACCGGAGCCTCCGATGGAGTCTTCACCAACGCCGCCGGGATGCCGACCTATGGCATTTCAGGAATCGCACTGGAGACAAACGATGTTCGCGCCCACGGAAAGGACGAGCGCGTGCCCATCGATTCGTACTACAAGGGTGTCGATTTTTACTACCAGTTGGTGAAAGGGCTTGGTTCCGAATAG
- a CDS encoding TonB-dependent receptor, whose amino-acid sequence MTKRHAFCVLLLVLSLTSLTFAQTATTSLRGTIKDPSGAVVPGARITLTDNSTGKLLQTTSTSGGDYQFNQIPPATYTIKVSVTGFGDQSKVAELLVNQPATVDFALSVQASAEVINVTAEAQTLNTTDATLGNSVTNATIQALPSEGRNVPELLALQPGVLFLGHDNDQTTDSRSGAVNGGRSDQGNVTLDGLDDNDQVNGFAFTGVLRETLDSVEEFRVTTSNSNADAGRSSGAQVSLVTKTGTNKFHGSAYEYHRPTFTVANDWFNKQAQLASGEPNIPGKLIRNTFGAAVGGPIIKDKLFFFGNYEGQRTAENIQVTQTVPTASYRAGNLTYVANSNPVTLTPAQLGQLDDCSGPNVCPWGAGPDPYAEQYFQQFPLNNGFSQGDGYNYGSYTFSSPAPATLNTSIAKIDWVPNEKQRVFFRGNLQKDTTTGTEQFPGQPAQSFTDDNSKGFAIGDTWMISSNLVNDIRYGYTRQGYSNRGVGQGDYVDFRFMSTLTAETRSTVVDVPVNNIVDNLSWTKGNHSVQFGGNWRLIHNNRGSDQNSYNNASTNPYWLGNFPPTPDNIGLPAVDGGFGNSYEIAYDNLIGAVPSLTQQSNYQVTNGGASGNLFPDGTFINRHFKANEFEYYVQDAWRIRPNFTLTFGLRHTILQTPYETSGQQIAPTIDTHDWFMQRGVAAAAGQAYEQDLTFAPNGPVYHQPGYWQKSKNNIAPRLAFAWAPDSKTSIRGGFGIFYDHYGESIVNSFDQLGSFGLTTSLTNPAGTQFTSTSPRFTGRSTLPSIPLPPASNPISYPYLVPSNSFLITWGVDDKLKTPYSESIDFSVQRELPGGFTVDFAYVGRMGRHLLQQLDLAEPVDLVDTKSGIDYFTAGSQLSKIVDQNDGNGPYSGNNTNVNVPAIPYFEDVFSYMAGFDYTGESATQAIYNNEWAPNRYGAGETTALADIDYFCYNARLQKPYNCPTNAAGNPMTRFWQDQFSSLYAWSSIGMSYYNAGQIVLRHPLSHGLQFDFSYTYSRSIDMGSDTERASELYVGGNGAGSGTSAFSTILNSWKPYLNRGVSDFDTTHLITVDWVYLLPFGRGQHFAGNVNGVVNAFIGGWQWSGLNRWTTGLPFTILAPGWATNWQIESAGVVTGNVKLRKHLDSNGEPQVFDDPDAINSGVSSGGSPVRLPYPGEAGERNNFRGDGIFNIDSGLSKTWKITEGQNIKFAWEVFNVTNSVRFDTNPSFLNSSITSGTLGVYSATLSGPRKMQFSLRYSF is encoded by the coding sequence GTGACCAAGCGACACGCATTCTGCGTTCTCCTACTTGTGCTTTCCCTGACTTCACTCACATTTGCCCAGACTGCGACAACATCTCTGCGCGGAACCATCAAGGATCCAAGCGGTGCTGTCGTGCCTGGCGCGAGGATCACGTTGACGGACAATTCAACGGGCAAGCTTCTTCAAACCACATCCACGAGCGGTGGTGACTACCAGTTCAATCAGATTCCACCCGCTACATACACCATCAAGGTATCGGTGACAGGATTTGGCGACCAGTCAAAGGTTGCGGAATTGTTGGTGAATCAGCCAGCGACAGTTGACTTTGCTCTATCCGTGCAGGCAAGCGCAGAAGTGATAAACGTTACCGCCGAGGCGCAGACGTTGAACACAACGGATGCGACGCTCGGTAACTCGGTGACGAATGCGACGATCCAGGCGCTGCCGAGCGAAGGCCGCAACGTGCCGGAGCTGCTCGCCCTGCAGCCCGGTGTTCTGTTTCTTGGGCATGACAATGATCAGACGACGGATAGCCGAAGCGGCGCGGTGAACGGAGGTCGATCCGACCAGGGTAACGTTACGCTCGATGGACTGGACGACAACGATCAGGTAAACGGCTTCGCGTTTACCGGCGTTCTGCGCGAGACGCTGGATTCGGTGGAGGAGTTCCGCGTGACTACAAGCAATTCGAACGCCGATGCAGGACGCTCTTCCGGGGCGCAGGTGAGCCTCGTTACAAAAACCGGCACGAACAAGTTTCATGGAAGCGCCTATGAGTATCACCGGCCCACGTTTACCGTCGCGAACGATTGGTTCAACAAGCAGGCTCAATTGGCCAGTGGCGAACCGAATATCCCGGGCAAGCTGATTCGCAATACCTTCGGCGCCGCAGTGGGCGGCCCGATTATCAAAGACAAGCTCTTCTTTTTCGGAAATTATGAAGGCCAGCGAACGGCAGAGAATATCCAGGTTACTCAGACCGTTCCGACGGCCAGTTATCGGGCAGGAAATCTTACCTATGTTGCTAATTCCAATCCGGTAACACTGACTCCGGCACAACTTGGACAGCTTGATGATTGCTCGGGGCCAAATGTTTGCCCTTGGGGTGCCGGTCCTGATCCCTATGCAGAGCAGTATTTTCAGCAATTCCCGCTGAATAACGGGTTTTCTCAAGGTGATGGCTACAACTACGGATCCTATACGTTCTCGTCCCCGGCACCGGCGACATTGAATACGTCGATTGCAAAGATCGACTGGGTGCCAAACGAAAAGCAGCGTGTCTTTTTCCGGGGAAATTTGCAAAAAGATACGACTACGGGAACTGAGCAGTTTCCAGGTCAGCCAGCCCAGAGTTTTACCGACGACAACTCAAAGGGGTTTGCAATTGGCGATACATGGATGATCAGTTCCAACCTGGTGAACGACATCCGGTATGGTTACACGCGGCAGGGTTATAGCAATCGCGGGGTGGGCCAGGGGGACTATGTCGATTTTCGTTTCATGTCGACTCTAACCGCAGAAACTCGAAGCACCGTCGTGGACGTGCCGGTCAACAACATTGTCGATAATTTGAGCTGGACCAAGGGAAACCATAGTGTTCAATTCGGCGGTAACTGGCGCCTGATCCATAACAACCGCGGATCGGATCAGAATTCTTACAACAACGCAAGCACGAACCCGTACTGGCTGGGTAACTTTCCGCCGACTCCTGACAACATCGGGCTACCCGCAGTGGATGGGGGTTTCGGTAATTCGTATGAGATTGCCTACGACAATCTGATTGGCGCAGTGCCTTCGTTGACCCAGCAATCCAACTATCAGGTAACAAATGGCGGTGCATCCGGCAATCTCTTTCCGGATGGCACATTCATTAACCGTCATTTCAAGGCCAATGAGTTCGAGTACTACGTACAGGATGCATGGCGTATCCGGCCTAACTTCACGCTGACGTTCGGTCTGCGGCACACGATCCTCCAAACTCCATACGAAACCAGCGGCCAACAGATTGCCCCAACCATCGATACCCACGATTGGTTTATGCAGCGTGGCGTGGCAGCAGCGGCTGGACAGGCATATGAACAGGATCTGACATTCGCGCCAAATGGACCTGTGTATCACCAGCCGGGCTATTGGCAGAAGTCAAAGAACAATATCGCTCCTCGCCTGGCTTTTGCGTGGGCGCCCGATAGCAAGACTTCGATTCGTGGCGGCTTCGGTATTTTCTACGATCACTACGGCGAATCCATCGTCAATTCTTTTGATCAGTTAGGCTCGTTCGGGTTGACGACCAGCCTCACAAACCCCGCTGGAACGCAGTTCACCAGCACGTCCCCCAGGTTCACAGGGAGGAGTACATTGCCGTCAATTCCGTTGCCGCCGGCTTCCAATCCCATCTCCTATCCTTACCTCGTCCCGTCAAATTCATTCCTCATTACGTGGGGAGTGGACGATAAGTTGAAGACCCCCTACTCCGAATCCATAGATTTTTCGGTGCAGCGTGAGTTGCCGGGTGGCTTTACCGTCGACTTCGCATACGTTGGGCGGATGGGTCGCCATTTGCTGCAGCAACTCGATCTTGCAGAGCCGGTCGACCTTGTGGATACAAAAAGCGGGATCGACTACTTCACAGCAGGCTCACAGCTGTCAAAAATCGTCGATCAGAATGACGGCAACGGCCCTTACAGCGGCAACAACACCAACGTGAACGTTCCGGCTATTCCCTATTTCGAAGATGTCTTTTCCTATATGGCCGGCTTTGACTATACAGGTGAAAGCGCGACGCAGGCCATCTACAACAATGAATGGGCGCCTAACCGCTATGGAGCGGGCGAGACCACGGCTTTGGCTGACATTGATTACTTCTGCTACAACGCCAGGCTCCAAAAGCCCTATAACTGCCCGACAAATGCGGCTGGCAATCCGATGACGCGTTTCTGGCAGGACCAGTTCTCATCACTGTATGCGTGGTCTTCCATTGGCATGAGTTATTACAACGCGGGCCAGATTGTGCTGCGGCATCCTCTCAGCCATGGCCTCCAGTTTGATTTCAGCTATACCTACTCCCGCTCCATCGATATGGGTTCGGACACGGAACGTGCCAGCGAACTCTATGTTGGTGGAAACGGAGCAGGGAGTGGTACCTCAGCGTTCAGCACCATTCTGAATAGCTGGAAACCCTACCTGAATCGCGGCGTTTCTGACTTTGATACAACGCACCTAATTACCGTGGATTGGGTCTACCTCCTTCCGTTTGGCAGAGGGCAGCATTTTGCGGGAAATGTGAACGGGGTGGTGAATGCATTCATTGGCGGCTGGCAGTGGTCCGGTTTGAACCGCTGGACGACAGGGCTGCCGTTCACCATTCTCGCTCCAGGCTGGGCTACAAACTGGCAGATTGAAAGCGCAGGCGTGGTCACGGGCAACGTGAAGCTGCGCAAACATCTCGATTCAAATGGAGAACCGCAGGTCTTTGACGACCCTGATGCAATTAATAGTGGTGTGTCGAGCGGTGGCTCTCCCGTCCGGCTGCCGTATCCGGGTGAAGCAGGCGAGCGCAACAACTTCCGCGGCGATGGCATCTTCAATATCGATTCCGGCTTGTCAAAGACATGGAAAATAACGGAAGGGCAGAACATAAAGTTCGCCTGGGAGGTATTCAACGTCACGAACTCAGTGCGCTTTGATACGAACCCATCGTTTCTAAACTCCTCAATTACAAGCGGCACGCTGGGAGTTTATAGCGCAACGTTGTCGGGGCCGAGAAAGATGCAGTTCTCGCTGCGATACAGCTTCTAA
- a CDS encoding S9 family peptidase: protein MRVKKFAVALFFLCGSLCGQAQKSKPPITLDEFMNSTEVRMARIAPDGQAAVIWTSSPDWQHDRFRDDLWLWRQKTGTTVQLTQSGYDSAPAWSPDGKYIAFISSRALADEDSEAKDDDKEGTERVWLIAVAGGEAFPLYTEKLDAHALAWSADGSRIFFSVQQPLTKAQEDARKEEWKDVIRWREQERGDTLLAIPVQDAIAEAQKIPGPKASAKKEKEDEESPLPKLAKVLTKNDREISEIAAAPQQIAFETESVSHRMEGPAASEIFLVSTNGGDAKQLTHNQAVESGLRWGPDGKQLYFNVRAAAGSLDGKYQDVQGRLYVIDPASGKVGRLGADFKGSLEEYTLGSDGTVIAEGMTGTQQQLYKIEESKAEALSGVAGSYSGIDAAKQGHKLVVLHSTINDPMQAFVSDSPDQLEQAKAVTNFNPIFRERAQPEWTTYKWKSDDGTEVEGVLIYPPGKKDAKHLRMFTLIHGGPADADGNHFGADWYDWATLAATNGWLVFRPNYRGSSGYGDEFMLQIEPHLVSVPGKDILAGVDALVKDGIADPNHLTIGGYSYGGYMTNWLITQTTRFKAAVTGAGAVEHAANWGNDDETYDDAWYLGGLPWEKPELYQSEAALFQFDKVKTPTHIVGGNADVRVSFLEDILMERAFQQINVPHTFLAFPGEGHGLDKNPWHGYIKVREELKWLDKYVNQ, encoded by the coding sequence ATGAGAGTGAAGAAATTTGCTGTCGCCTTGTTTTTTCTCTGCGGATCGCTGTGTGGCCAAGCGCAGAAATCAAAACCACCCATCACGCTCGATGAGTTCATGAACTCGACGGAAGTCCGGATGGCGAGAATCGCTCCGGACGGACAGGCGGCAGTGATCTGGACTTCGTCGCCTGACTGGCAGCACGACCGCTTCCGCGATGATCTGTGGCTCTGGCGGCAGAAGACGGGAACAACTGTGCAGCTGACGCAGTCAGGCTACGATTCAGCTCCCGCATGGTCTCCGGATGGCAAGTACATCGCGTTTATCTCGTCACGCGCTCTTGCCGATGAGGACAGCGAGGCGAAAGACGACGACAAGGAAGGCACGGAGAGGGTGTGGCTGATTGCCGTGGCCGGTGGCGAGGCATTTCCGCTCTACACGGAAAAGCTGGATGCGCATGCGCTCGCCTGGTCAGCGGACGGTTCCAGGATTTTCTTCTCCGTGCAGCAGCCGCTCACCAAGGCGCAGGAGGACGCTCGCAAAGAGGAATGGAAAGATGTGATCCGGTGGCGCGAGCAGGAGCGGGGCGACACGCTGCTGGCGATTCCGGTGCAGGACGCCATTGCCGAAGCGCAGAAGATTCCAGGACCGAAGGCATCCGCGAAGAAAGAAAAGGAAGACGAAGAGTCTCCATTGCCGAAACTGGCTAAGGTGTTGACAAAGAACGATCGCGAAATTTCTGAGATCGCTGCCGCTCCTCAGCAAATTGCATTCGAAACTGAATCCGTCTCGCATCGCATGGAAGGGCCTGCGGCGAGCGAAATATTCCTGGTCAGCACGAATGGAGGCGACGCGAAGCAGTTGACCCACAACCAGGCCGTAGAAAGCGGGTTGCGATGGGGGCCGGATGGGAAGCAACTCTACTTCAACGTGCGCGCCGCAGCAGGTTCGCTCGATGGCAAGTATCAGGATGTTCAGGGACGTTTGTACGTGATCGATCCTGCGAGCGGAAAAGTGGGTCGGTTAGGCGCGGACTTCAAAGGATCGCTCGAAGAGTACACGCTTGGCTCAGATGGAACTGTAATCGCAGAGGGCATGACCGGGACGCAGCAACAGCTCTACAAAATTGAGGAGAGCAAGGCGGAAGCTCTGAGCGGAGTTGCAGGCAGCTACTCAGGAATAGATGCTGCGAAGCAAGGGCACAAGCTGGTGGTGCTGCATTCCACGATCAACGATCCAATGCAGGCCTTTGTCTCCGATAGTCCGGATCAGTTGGAGCAAGCCAAAGCAGTCACGAATTTCAATCCCATCTTCCGGGAACGAGCGCAGCCCGAGTGGACGACCTATAAGTGGAAATCGGATGACGGCACCGAAGTTGAGGGAGTGTTGATCTATCCGCCGGGAAAGAAGGACGCGAAACATCTGCGCATGTTCACGCTGATCCACGGTGGTCCTGCCGATGCAGACGGCAACCACTTCGGTGCCGACTGGTACGATTGGGCGACCCTGGCAGCGACAAACGGGTGGCTCGTCTTCCGTCCAAATTATCGCGGATCGAGCGGCTACGGCGATGAATTCATGTTGCAGATCGAGCCGCATCTTGTTTCGGTGCCAGGCAAGGATATTCTTGCGGGCGTGGATGCTCTGGTGAAAGATGGCATCGCCGATCCGAACCATCTGACCATTGGCGGATACAGCTACGGCGGCTACATGACGAACTGGCTGATCACGCAGACGACGCGCTTCAAGGCTGCCGTGACAGGCGCGGGCGCCGTTGAGCATGCGGCGAACTGGGGCAACGACGACGAGACCTACGACGATGCCTGGTATCTCGGCGGCCTTCCGTGGGAGAAGCCGGAGTTATATCAGTCAGAGGCCGCACTTTTTCAATTCGACAAGGTGAAGACCCCAACACACATCGTTGGCGGAAATGCTGATGTGCGTGTCAGCTTTCTTGAAGATATCCTGATGGAGCGTGCCTTCCAGCAGATCAATGTGCCGCACACGTTTCTCGCGTTTCCCGGTGAAGGGCATGGATTGGATAAGAATCCCTGGCATGGCTACATTAAAGTGCGTGAAGAGTTGAAGTGGCTGGATAAATATGTCAATCAATAA